One Zingiber officinale cultivar Zhangliang chromosome 10B, Zo_v1.1, whole genome shotgun sequence genomic window, TGAACTTGATTTTCTTTGTCTCTTTTAACTGTTAGCTCTTGCTTTGTGTATGGAAAAATGGTATTCAAACCAAAAGATGTTACAGAAACGGATATTATTCAATGGTAATCCAAGTTAGGATCCAAATTTCTACTAATTGATGGAAGTTCCACTTAATCTGAGTATCAAAAAGAACGAAAGGTTAGCTAAATGATTATGCTTTGTCAAAATTAATGTGTTGGAGTGGGTGCATATTTGTTAGCATCCTCTTTTAGATGTCATAGTTTGGTGAAGTTCCTAAACTGGTTGTCCGTCTAACTAGTAATTAGGCAAACTACCTTATTGTTAAACTTTTTTATTATTGAGAGACAAAGAAATGATCATAGGCAGCAGCCTTAAGTTTAATTCTTCTTCATTAGGTTACCGTTTCTCACTAACTTCACAAGGGTCAACAGATTCATTGTTGGATGTTGTTTGAGTTTTATTATATGTATATTTATCCCATGCTCAATCAAGAGATAAGAGCCATGTAGTCGACATCAAATACTAAGGATGACTTGATGATGACTACTACTATTGTTTTTATTTCGAGGAGATTTATACTGACTAACGCATTGTATAATGCATGCAGGATCACTAAAGCAACAAATAATTTTGCTAATGCTTAGTATCTTGTTTCAGAGCTTTGGTGTTGCATGGTTTGTCGGGTCCTGGCCATTATTTTGGGCCCTTTTTGTCAGCTTTATCCTTGGAACTGCATATTCAATCAACGTAAGTTGGTTTTCTTTTATGTACTTGCTTCTTCTTATGAATTGATATTGTTGATGCTTTATAAATTTCATCCATATCATTTAATAGATTTGTGATTGTGTATTGTTTTCGATGAGATATGAATATGAGGAGCCACTATATGTAGGTTCCAAGAGAATGCTTTAGTAGCGCTGggagcgagcgtattcgccttttgccacaagagAATGCTTTAGTAGTTAAGTATGAAGTCTACCACATTTAACAAAGCATATGCACAAGTATGCTATCAATCTATGGCATAGCACATATGAAGTATATATGGCCATAGGCAATTGGTATAATAAttcttaagaaaatatttttattgctaCATATAATAACAATGTATACAGTAAAGTATATTAATCAATACATCTAATTCAAatttccacacacacacacacacacacacacacacacacacacacacacatatatatctATAAAGTATTGCCACTAACAAAATAAATGTTTCAAACTAACACTCATAGGTTATAGGCTAGTTTGTAGCTTTATGTCAATTTGGTtcaatctaaatttgttagaatgAATCAAATtggctttttttttcctttcctttttatcaaTTGCATACAAATGGCAATGTCATTTAATCctcttccaattttttttttgtacttttaAAATCAAAACTATCTCagttaaatagttaattaaaatgagtttgtTTCATTTTTTTACTTCAACACATGTCAAgatgaatttaaataaatttaaatattataggAATTAGGTagtaaattcaattaaaattttagaaaaaacggttaaaaaaaacaaataatattaATAGAGTTGCGGAAATAGCctcttgtcaaaaaaaaaaaaaaaaaataaaaatacatggtAAGACTGCATACAATAGATCCTTCCAAGGACCCTGCATTGGTGTAGCTTTATGCATCAAGCCGCCCTTTTTTATCTTGTTTAATGTGTGCTATCATGTGGTGAGGGTTGACACAATATATACTCATGAGCATGAGCAACATGattcacacaaaaaaaaaatagcagtGCTAGCCAATATTAAGTTTTGATAAATTTCTAGAATGGTACCTTTTGGCCATATTGTCCAAAACAAAATAAGAGTTTAAACCATGTTTTAATTCAATAGTAAATCTTAGCGTTGTTACTATAGCAGGTTTTGTTCTTTGACAAATTGTTCATTTTTTGTTTATGATGTTGCACCTTAATGTACTATTGCTAATTGTTACATGTTCATTGCATTCTTATGTTCACAAAGAGATGAACATGTAGACATACGACAGAAGGAAGATTTCAATagtagttaaaaaattttaattagactTTTTTTGCTATTGAATCTGGCACTACTTCTTAAAGATGTCAATGTTAGCATTCAGCATGgttgatattttattttgattcttTAGATACTAccgaggtttaaaatctcgacccgtgtCGAGATTTCGGTCTTAGACTAGaacgatatagtttcggtattttttttatttaaacttgaaataatcttctaataataataattcaactATCTCAATTTAAAATGATCAGAGGTGTACAGGATTGCAAGTGTTTTATTAGGAATCATAACATATCTTTATCAAAATTTCTTAAATAAAGGACATATAATATTTCCTAAACATATTAGTAAAGACATTATAAGATAAAAATATATGTTTTATATGTtcagaaaataataattctaaaagtaaaaaagataaataatttaatattcatggctctaaattttaaattgattctatatttttctataataagtatataaattaatttaaaaatgctaaattatgtataataattatataaattaactatttatttaaattaattattattttaaataatatatatttaaaatgataaaaaaatagaatattaattaaatagtaaaacagaaaaatataaaataattaaaaaatatcagaaAATTAATCtggtttattagaatttttaaattttttatagaatttttacataaaattagtaaaattaattttcagaatattaattaataagatttattattttttaaaaatatatttatattttattgggataatttaattaagttttataaaaacttctTTGAAATATCACACTTAAGTTAGgaaatgtttgaattaattaaatcaaaatatttaatttttaatagtaAAACCCCTAAATTCATGATCTTCGCGGCACGCGCCTCCGGCGGTGTCGGAGAGTCACGGGGGACGCCTCCGGCGCCACCAGAGGAGTCCCGCGACTCTTCTGGCGCCGCTGGAGGCGTCCCGCAACTCCTTTGGTGGCGCTGGTCGTGATGGAATTGCGACATGCCTTCTGTTGCGTGACGATGAGCGCGTGTGATTGTCGTGCGACGATGAGCGTGCGCGATTGTGCGACGACAAGGCGCGACAACGAGCTCGCGTGATTGTCATGCGACGATGAGAGCATGTGATTCCTCTGTTGCGTGCATGTGATGACATCATGACGAAATTGTCACTAGACTGGTGTCAGTTTCGGTGCGCGTGCGGAACGGTAGGTTTCGTCCATTCCGCCCGCATGGAACGAAATTTTCAACCATGGACACTACCACCCTGATAGGAGAACATAGGTCCAACTGCTGATTGTTTAAACCTAAGTTATAGTAACTCATATATCGAAGCTTACAAAAACCCTTCATTGGCCCATAACTCATCACATTGGAATAAACAAGGGTCCTCTCAACACCTCATCATACCTAGGGTTAGCTCGTTCCAATATCAATTGTCGAAGACTTGTATAAATGTGCAAACTAACTCTTTAACCTGTGCGGCTCAACTATTTGCTCAAAATTCTTATGCTCAAGGTAATAGTAGCTCAgtcatataattttttaaattatatttagtaGCTCACAATTGTCTATATGGGATCAAACTACAATGACACTCTATCTATTACAGTTGCCACTTCTAAGATGGAAGAGATTTGCTGTGGTTGCAGCACTATGCATTCTAGCTGTTCGTGCTGTGATTGTCCAAGTAGCATTTTTCTTGCACATGCAGGTAAAACACCGTTGAgtattttcttttagcattttttCATAAACTTTGGCATCGGTATAATCTTCACTTGTTTGACATGTTTCTTTTAACTTAGAGAATTTGCTTTCATTGTCATAACTTATCCTTCCAATGTTTAACTATATTTATAAATGTTTCAGACATTTGTTTTCAGAAGATCAGCTATTCTGTCCAGGCCATTAATATTTGCAACTGCATTTATGACCTTCTTCTCTGTTGTTATTGCATTGTTCAAGGTATTTTTTCCCCTTGGCTTCCAAAGTTGAATATCAGCTCATTCAtgctttttttttattaaaaccaTTATGATTGAACATATATGTTCACTCAATGCATTAATAACTTTTAAAATGCCGAGAGTAGAAGATTGTGTACAAATTATCTAAATTTGCGATAATCATGGAAACAACTTTGTATATTCTTGAATTATTTAAGTAAAAAGAGAATTCTTGGTGAAAGAAAAAATGAACTAGTTTGTTAGCAACTAAAATAAAACATTAACATTGATGTTCGTTAAAGAATTGGCTTTTTTGTTGTGATAATGTTTTTGTTTCAGTTACCCATTTCCTTTtctcataaaatttatataatatatttcataatcaTCATGCAGGTAGAATTAACTAATACTATTGTTTTATCTTCTCAATGGTTTTGACTTCTGAGATTGTTggtgatcaaaattttgattgttTCTGTAACATGGAATGCATTCTAAAAAACATATATATTTTCTAAATGACTACAATTTGTAGGATCTTAAAACAATCAATCATAGACTAGAAAAGATTGGCTAATTTTATCTCCGGAAAATCACTCAAGATATATAACTTATAACTATGATCTTGAGCCATTTTCAACAGGAAAAAGAATCTTGACCCTTTGGAATTCTACAATATAGATGATAGTAAATGAAACAAAAGGCAATTGTTATCATATAGAATTATAGGATCCATATCATATAGAATTATGGGATCCATATAATGACACTAGAAATTAGTCCCATTATCACTTGATCCTAATGCACGACCTCAACTTAGCCTTTGAAGTATATagttcaatttctaattttttttcccaaaaaatCAGCATAGGAATGATAATAGGATTGAATTCCATTGGCTAATTTGAAAATTTCCCAAAAAGTATTGATCCAATGATTCATTCCTGTACTTGTCCTTGGAGTATCTTTGTCCATATTTAAGAGGCAATTTTGTAAGATCTCAAAGTTCAAGCAAGTCTAGTTTTAAGTTTTGTATAAGTTTTATCAGTTAGTTTTAAGTTTGTATAAGTTTTATCAGTTACTTTCCTACTTGAGCTTTTGTCTCACTCTTCCTATTTAACTCCACTTTCTACCATGTGAAATCTTGTTTAGTTCCACATTGCCTAAAGATTAACGAGACATGAGCTAGGAAGAGAACGCTTATATGCCCCTACCAACATAAACTTGAGGCTTTAGTTTGTCTACAATTTTCATATTTATATCTTCTTCTCTTCATTCTCCTCGACTATCACCTAAAGGCCTTTTTCATGAAGGAAAAAGGTCTTAAACAGATATTAGTCTatatttgtatcccaaaccttagCCTCTCATATTGTTAAGGAGCAACATGGCCAATACACATCAGTCACCCTCAAAATTATGTCCTCTAAAGTAACTTTCTATAACAGCACTTAAACACTTCAATTTCTCATTATTTCTAGCCAAATGTGCATCAAATTTGTTTCATCTGAAACCTATGAGATTATTTTGCAAGATCTGAGAAAGCATAACCAAACACTATTGACATTAGGGAAACTGTTTTCTCAAATGCTTCCTAGGAAAGGTCACCAGTTTTTCCTTAATACTCTTGACAGTTCCCTATATGGGTGAACTGGATTCCATTGGACCATGTCTCAAACATGAACTGACTTGTTAGCTTAAACTTGAGTACAGATCGTCATCACACAATGTAAGTTCTGTACACAATCTTTTGCTTAGGTACTGTTTGTAATTTGGTGATCAGATTGCAAGAgctagaattttttatttaagaatATATGGCTAAATCATTGGGTGTTTTCTAAAGTGGGAAAGGGTTGCTGGCCATCACATTTCACTCCCCCCTCTTCATAGCATTTCTAGACCTGAAATTTTGGAATTGAAGATTTAAAATCAAAGCTTGGGATGCTAAGCAAAAGTGCTATATATGTAGAGAGTCCTTGCAAGTCAAGAAAGATCAACACTTTTTGGATACCAATCAAACTAGGATAGCATCTACGAATGCCAAGGTATTAAAAGGCAGCTTTAGCCAATAAGTGGTTGACACACAATGTAGCGTCTAGGTCGtcaacattaaaataaatataaaaaaaaaagagagaaaagagaaacaTATTAAATTAAGGatgcataatatatatatagttaatcAAAAAGGGTTTACAATTTCAAATAAACAACTGATAATGATAAGTAAGCACTAAACATATAACAACaactaaatattttatattttacattGCAACTAAATCTTAAAAAGATATTCTAAATGTATTTAAATGCTgaaaaaattaatgaataaaaagtcaagagaagaggaagaacatgCTTAGGAAGGCTGACATCGAGTGAGAAAGGGGAGATATAAGTCGGATGGGGAGGGAGGCTTAGGCGAGCAAGGGTATCAGGTGGTCTAATTGGAAGAAATAAGATTGAtttctaatattaaataatccAACAAcgcataaaaattattattttgcctTAAATATGTTGTGACCCTAAGCCACCAAGCGGTTTGTCTGAGCCACTTTTAAAAAGTCTGCCCATTAGGACTACCTAGCAACTAAGAGAAATGGTCCTTTAACGAAACCACCTAGACAAACACTTTTTTAAACTAAGATGAATGCTAAACAACAATATATGGTGGAGTTTGATTATATTAACTTGGAAAATGCTCTCCACTAGAAGCAAATGGCTAAGATTAAATGGTAAAGGTGGGTGATGAAGTTTGATTGCTAATTCTACGTGATCTTTTGATAGGGTCACTTGTATTGCTTAGGGTAGGAATTTAAATATATGCAGGATTTCAGACTTCCTTAGGTTATGTTTCCTACCAAGAAAGGAAATATGAAAGTAAAGATGCCAAGGCAAGAGTTTCATTGCCCAACGAAATAGAGGGAGGGAAGGAAGCATCATGTATTATTTCTACCCTGATTGGAGAAAAACAACACTGTTGGAAGTTGGAACTACAgtgatttcctttttttttttaatgaatttttcatatttaagcatatttttatatttgaacacaatattataaatttaaacttcctttgCTCCTGTCCTTTTCAAGGAATTACAGATTAGGAAAAAGTATTCCATATCTGCTTGCAGGTTTTTTCCTATCGCAATTCTTTCTCTAGCCTTTCCCCTTCCTGTAGAAATCACACCCTAAATGAAAATGTCAATGAACATGCTGGACAGTGCTTTTAGTTTCTACCTATGGCCAACATAAATTTGCTTACAAAATTCATAGTTAACGCCCTATATCGGTTTCCTTGTTATACCATTGAAATGATCCATTTCTTGTGTGTAATGTTGATCTCATGTAGGATATTCCTGATCTTGAAGGAGATCGTATTTTTGGCATTCGATCTTACACTGTTCGTTTGGGTCAACAACGGGTATCCTCACAAGGATTTTGTAAATCATCCCTATTGTCTTGGATAATAtattgttcatcatcctaatcaTATTGTCCATGAGCAGGTATTCTGGATATGCGTCTACCTCCTTCAAGTGGCATACAGTGTTGCCATAATGATTGGGGCCACCTCTTCCTGTCTATGGAGCAAGATCATTACTGTAGGTGGCCGATTTAATCTTCTTTTATTTGTTGTTTAACTTATAAACCAAACAGATATAATAAGATATATACTGAGCATGCCCCTCCTTTTATATGACGGCCATATCACCCTTTTCTTATTATTGCTCAGGTTTCAGATGTTATATAATGCAAGAATGTTGTAACCTTAAATGATTTCaaattatatcaaaatttttgaatCAGATCTTCACATTCCCCTTCCAATATAGATTTTAAACATACAATGGGTTTTACTAATTTTGCTGTAATGATTAAACAAGAATTAGGTACTGTTTTTAGGAATAAGTTGGAACGCAATCTTCGTTACATTATTTGATTGTCAAACCGTTATGCAAATGTTCTGAAATAGCACTTACCTTCACACTAAAAACATTGCAGCCTTGCATGTTCAGTATAGTTCTTGCTATTTAGTTGGAAAGTAGTACATTGTTTGCAATTCTTCAGATGCAAACGTGTGAAAGAGGATCAATACTATGACAAACAACAATTGAAAGGGTTCTCCTCTGTTTTCCCCCCTTTTCTTCTTGTTCAAACCACAAGATGATAAAATCCTATTGGCTTTGCAGATTTTGGGTCATGCAGTCCTTGCTTTAATTCTGTGGAGTCGTGCTAGTTCTCTCGATCTCACGAGTAAAGCTGCAATAACATCTTTCTACATGTTTATTTGGAAGGTAAATTATCATCTGTTTGAATTATTTCATGAATAAGTAAATCCTTGATTGTGGATCACACAGAAGTTAATCGTCGAATTTGCTTTTGCTGTTTGCAGCTCTTCTATGCAGAATACTTGCTCATTCCACTAGTGAGATGATTCCTGAAAACAAGTTGAAAGTGTAGAAGGAAGCTACTCCAATCTTCAAGATGGATTATCTACATATGAAGCTCAACTAGTAAGAGCTTAGGCTCATCAATTCTTACTCCGATGCACATTTAATTGTTGCGATTTCATAAACTTTGTCAACTAAATTGTAGGTATTTCAGAGACTATCCGGAGGAATAGGCTTGCACGGTCATCCATGAAAGTAAATCTAATTTCAGAATTTTATCTAAGTTATTTTGCGTAGAATATATAAATGAGAAGGATCTTAGTTGCTAGCAATTtgataaaaaagaataaaaaaaaaagtgtacATCATACTGCTatcaaaaagaataaaaaaaagtgCACTCTTATTATTTAGCTGGACGAAAGGTGGCAGACACAAAGGATCAGATGAAACTTTGTGGCGACCTCCATTAAATTTTAGGACTATTCTGCCTCATGGGAAGGGTTATCTTTATTGTCGTGGCATCGTTTTAGTGCACTAGCTCATTATTGTTTGGACTGTCTTAGTTGGTAGCGGAACAATCTCAACCCAACTACTAATCCACATGAAaatccaataaaaacacaattcTATTCAGTTTCGTATATACGTATCATGCATAGTCATAAATTATAGTGTATGAGGTATATATTGCAGCGTAAAATCATAAACTTATACATCTGCACAAGCTGTCGGAGAAAATTGTTGATCATGTATGTCCATGGATCAGAGTAATGGTCTAGATCAACTTGATGAAGTACACTGCAACCTTGGTGGATGAAGTATGTTTCACATGACAAGAATTTGAAATGCACGACAATGCAGCTAAGCAGTGCACTGATGAAGCGCAATGCGTCTCGTATTCCATGAGTGCCGATGTGCACCACATTGATTTTGTGAAACTTTGCTGttctttagaaaaaaaaaaccatcATAATTGAGTCAAGATCAAAATTTTACTGAtctcaaatttgaaaaaaaaaaatccaagaaaaTTTGGTCCTTAGACGTTAGAGGTCATTTATGCCTTTCGCCTAGGACCTGCTCTTAGAAAATCAACTGAAGCCTCAGATAGCTCTTTCACTCTCTCAGAATCTTGTAAGAGGATCACACTCGCCACCAATTCTTGTCCTCAACCCTTCAAGTTGTCATCCTCTCTTCACATCCTTCACATGCACCAAGCTCATCATTTCTATTGGACTTCAATGCACCAACTTGGTGGCATTTGTCCATTAATAATGTGCTCAGTGCTTGACTACAACAGATTCTCCACTAGCAAAAATTGCAAAAGGATAACAAGAAGCCAATAAGATAGCCAAAAATCGAATGTTTATTTATGTACATATAATAAATACACTTTAAAAGTCTATCCAGTGGTAGTATTTGAGCCACTCCCTCAAATGATGCTCTGTAATGTACCATTATTTCTCAAAGGTGCATGCATGGACCTGAAAAAGCAGGCACAAAGCTTAgaccatctttttcttccatctGAATATACAAGTCCCCAACTTTTGATGCCATATCACACACCACCATTCCCGGCTTCCCTTTATGGCTCTCCAAAATACCAAGATTGAATTTATCGTACATTTGTTATCTTCTGTGAATTTAGTTCACTTTGAGAAGTATGGGAATAAGTTTCTCAAGAGAAAGTCAAAATTACCTTATTTTGCTCGATGAATGACAGCATCAATTTGCTTGTGGCTCATACTTATTTTGCTCCAGCAGTTTGTTTCTGGTCAATCAAGCTAATCAGGGCAAGAATTGATGCGTTCTTACACATCACGTGCATCAACAGTCAGGCTAGACAACAGCACAATCGAATCTTGGGTCACTAGGTTATCGGTCGGTCCATCTCCACATCTAATCCACTACTCATTTTTTATTCCTTTCCTACTTAATTGCTTCAAAAATTGTGTTGGAAATAAAAGGCATATATGATCAAAACTACCTCTCGCATAGTTTAGTGGACATCTAGtgccaattaaaaaaaataaaaa contains:
- the LOC122028881 gene encoding probable homogentisate phytyltransferase 1, chloroplastic isoform X2, yielding MSIVSVSLLSVESLSDLSPLFLTGLLEAVVAALFMNIYIVGLNQVFDIEIDKVNKPSLPLASGEYSPRTGITIILSFAALSFGVAWFVGSWPLFWALFVSFILGTAYSINLPLLRWKRFAVVAALCILAVRAVIVQVAFFLHMQTFVFRRSAILSRPLIFATAFMTFFSVVIALFKDIPDLEGDRIFGIRSYTVRLGQQRVFWICVYLLQVAYSVAIMIGATSSCLWSKIITILGHAVLALILWSRASSLDLTSKAAITSFYMFIWKLFYAEYLLIPLVR
- the LOC122028881 gene encoding probable homogentisate phytyltransferase 1, chloroplastic isoform X1, with protein sequence MDLPLLPFFSSPPLARLSLPAHRPGFFVLKAYQSPVRCSVQGFTWDSSNHQLNHNRRNFASKRTNDLIHANATSGHPLGSQPEAHNRLKLALSAIDAFYRFSRPHTVIGTAMSIVSVSLLSVESLSDLSPLFLTGLLEAVVAALFMNIYIVGLNQVFDIEIDKVNKPSLPLASGEYSPRTGITIILSFAALSFGVAWFVGSWPLFWALFVSFILGTAYSINLPLLRWKRFAVVAALCILAVRAVIVQVAFFLHMQTFVFRRSAILSRPLIFATAFMTFFSVVIALFKDIPDLEGDRIFGIRSYTVRLGQQRVFWICVYLLQVAYSVAIMIGATSSCLWSKIITILGHAVLALILWSRASSLDLTSKAAITSFYMFIWKLFYAEYLLIPLVR